One stretch of Corvus moneduloides isolate bCorMon1 chromosome 16, bCorMon1.pri, whole genome shotgun sequence DNA includes these proteins:
- the LOC116451997 gene encoding acyl-coenzyme A synthetase ACSM3, mitochondrial-like isoform X6: MRTFIKSWIPQCLRILRSPCRSFHGNNRLLTSQIVSYYESINQCKKELPEYFNFASDVLDEWARLEKDGRKPANPAFWWVSDEGEEVKWSFEELGSLSRKAANVLCEACALQRGDRAMAVLPRVPEWWLLNVACMRAGIVFIPGTSQLTAKDISYRLQASKAKCIITSDTLAPALESVLPGSQFLRSKLIVGRGSRAGWLNLKELLAVASADHECVKTRSHEPMVVYFTSGTTGFPKMVVQSHSSYGIGFATTGRYWMNLTPSDIMWNTSDTGWAKSAWGSVFAPWVCGSCVFVHNMPQFKPEVIAETLSRYPITTFCTAPTAFCMLVQHDVSSYKFLSLKHCVTGGEALNPEVFAKWKIQTGLDIHEGYGQTETVAICANMKGMKIKPGSLGKAVPPYDVQIVDDHGAVVPAGEEGTIAVRVQPTRPFCLFSQYLDNPEQTAASMRGDFYVTGDRGVMDEEGYVWFVGRADDIINSAGYRIGPFEVESALLQHPAVSEVAVVSSPDPVRGEVVKAFIVLAPAFVSHDPEKLTHELQQHVKKVTAPYKYPRKVEFVQGLPKTATGKIQRKVLRSKEWASI, from the exons ATGAGAACATTTATTAAATCCTGGATTCCTCAGTGTTTGCGGATTCTCAGGTCACCTTGCAGATCATTCCATGGAAACAACAGGCTTCTTACATCTCAGATTGTTTCCTACTATGAATCTATAAACCAGTGTAAAAAGGAACTGCCAGAATATTTCAACTTTGCAAGTGATGTCTTAGATGAGTGGGCACGGCTGGAAAAG GATGGAAGAAAACCAGCAAATCCAGCTTTTTGGTGGGTCAGTgatgagggagaggaggtgaAGTGGAGCTTTGAAGAGCTGGGCTCTCTCTCGAGGAAGGCAGCCAATGTCCTTTGTGaggcctgtgctctgcagagaggagacagagctATGGCAGTTCTGCCTCGTGTTCCCGAGTGGTGGCTCCTGAACGTAGCCTGCATGCGAGCAG GAATTGTCTTTATTCCAGGAACATCCCAATTAACAGCCAAAGACATCTCATACCGACTCCAGGCTTCAAAGGCCAAGTGCATCATTACCAGTGACACCCTGGCACCTGCACTGGAATCTGTCCTGCCTGGCAGCCAGTTCCTGAGAAGTAAACTCATTGtaggcagagggagcagggctgggtggctGAACCTCAAAGAACTCCTTGC GGTTGCATCTGCTGACCATGAATGTGTCAAGACGAGGAGTCACGAGCCAATGGTAGTGTATTTCACCAGTGGAACTACGGGCTTCCCAAAAATGGTGGTGCAGTCCCACAGCAGTTACGGGATCGGATTTGCAACTACTGGCAG GTATTGGATGAACTTGACTCCTTCAGACATAATGTGGAATACCTCGGATACTGGCTGGGCAAAATCGGCTTGGGGCAGTGTGTTTGCACCATGGGTCTGTGGATCCTGTGTCTTTGTACACAATATGCCACAGTTTAAACCAGAAGTTATTGCAGAG ACTCTCTCCAGATATCCCATCACCACCTTctgcacagctcccactgcctTCTGCATGCTGGTCCAACACGATGTGAGCAG CTACAAGTTCCTGAGTCTGAAGCACTGTGTAACTGGAGGGGAAGCACTGAATCCCGAAGTGTTTGCAAAGTGGAAAATCCAGACAGGGCTGGATATCCATGAAGGTTATGGCCAGACTGAAACA GTGGCAATCTGTGCCAAtatgaaaggaatgaaaattaaaCCTGGCTCTTTGGGAAAAGCTGTTCCCCCTTATGATGTGCAG ATCGTGGATGACCATGGGGCTGTTGTGCCTGCAGGAGAAGAGGGCACCATTGCTGTCCGAGTGCAACCCACACGACCCTTCTGTCTGTTCTCCCAGTACTTG GATAATCCAGAGCAAACTGCTGCCTCTATGCGTGGAGATTTTTATGTCACGGGGGACAGAGGCGTTATGGATGAAGAGGGATATGTCTGGTTTGTTGGAAGAGCTGATGATATCATTAACTCTGCTGG GTACCGCATCGGCCCCTTTGAGGTGGAGAGTGCGTtgctgcagcacccagcagtCTCCGAGGTGGCTGTTGTCAGCAGCCCCGACCCAGTTCGAGGggag GTGGTCAAAGCCTTCATTGTTTTAGCTCCTGCTTTTGTATCACATGATCCAGAAAAATTAACTCACGAGCTCCAGCAGCATGTCAAGAAGGTGACTGCACCTTACAAGTATCCAAGGAAG gtGGAGTTTGTTCAGGGTCTGCCAAAGACAGCAACTGGGAAAATCCAGAGAAAGGTTCTAAGGAGCAAAGAGTGGGCAAGCATATAA
- the LOC116451998 gene encoding acyl-coenzyme A synthetase ACSM4, mitochondrial-like, with the protein MKLLFKLQSLKLLWTLKPPNRTFHGHPRLLSSDVHSQYESIRQGKQEIPKYFNFASDVLDKWSEIEKAGKRPSNPAFWWINGKGEEVKWSFEELGFLSRKVANVLTKDCGLQKGDRLILVLPRIPEWWLVKVACMRAGIVVIPGTSQLSAKDILYRLQASKATCLITTDKLAPAVDSVASQCQLLKTKLMVSKSSREGWLNFTELYQKQSADHDCIKTRIEDPMIIFFTSGTTGSPKMTQHSQGSLGFRPLLSERYWLDLTPSDMIWNTADTGWILTSVASFFDPWVFGSCIFIHHLPQTESAVILNTLCRFPIDALVGAPTLFRMLVQNDLSKYKFMSLKYCTSGGEPLNPEVMEQWKSQTGLDIHEVYGQTETGIICCGFKGMKIKPGSMGKAAPLYDVQIVDKNANILPPGQQGEIAVRSKPIRPLGFFSEYLDNPKKTAESERGDFYVTGDRGTMDEDGYFQFIGRDDDIIISSGYRIGPFEVESALIEHPAVVETAVVSSPDPLRGEVVKAFVVLSPTFSSTDLKSLTRDLQDHVKKTTAPYKYPRKVEFVKELPKTVTGKIKRKELRDKEWGRI; encoded by the exons ATGAAGTTGTTGTTTAAATTACAGAGTCTAAAACTCTTGTGGACTCTGAAGCCTCCTAATAGGACTTTCCATGGACATCCCAGGCTGCTTTCCTCTGATGTACATTCCCAGTATGAGTCCATCAGACAGGGCAAACAGGAAATACCAAAGTACTTCAACTTCGCAAGTGATGTACTGGACAAGTGGTCTGAGATTGAAAAG GCTGGCAAGAGGCCATCAAACCCTGCTTTCTGGTGGATAAATGGCAAAGGAGAAGAAGTGAAGTGGAGCTTTGAGGAGCTGGGGTTCCTGTCCCGGAAAGTGGCCAATGTGCTGACTAAAGACTGTGGACTGCAGAAGGGGGACAGGCTTATCCTGGTCCTACCACGAATTCCAGAATGGTGGCTGGTCAAGGTGGCTTGCATGCGAGCAG GAATTGTCGTAATTCCAGGAACATCCCAGTTATCAGCCAAAGACATACTGTACCGACTCCAGGCATCAAAGGCCACGTGCCTCATTACCACTGACAAACTGGCTCCTGCAGTGGACTCGGTGGCATCCCAGTGCCAGCTCCTGAAAACCAAGCTAATGGTGtccaaaagcagcagggagggatggctgAACTTCACTGAGCTGTACCA aaaacaatCTGCTGACCATGACTGCATCAAAACCAGGATTGAAGACCCAATGATTATCTTCTTTACCAGTGGAACCACAGGTTCTCCAAAGATGACTCAACATTCCCAGGGTAGTCTTGGTTTCAGACCCCTTTTAAGTGAAAG GTACTGGTTGGATTTGACTCCCTCTGACATGATATGGAACACAGCAGACACAGGATGGATACTAACTTCAGTAGCATCTTTTTTTGATCCCTGGGTTTTTGGATCATGCATCTTTATACATCACCTACCACAGACTGAATCAGCAGTCATCCTAAAT ACTCTCTGCAGATTCCCAATTGATGCCCTGGTCGGTGCTCCAACATTGTTCCGCATGCTGGTGCAAAATGATCTCTCCAA ATACAAATTCATGAGCCTGAAGTACTGCACGAGTGGAGGGGAACCGCTCAACCCTGAAGTCATGGAGCAGTGGAAGAGCCAGACAGGGCTGGACATCCACGAAGTGTATGGCCAGACTGAAACG GGAATAATCTGCTGTGGTTTTAAAGGAATGAAGATTAAACCTGGATCAATGGGGAAGGCAGCTCCCCTATATGATGTTCAG ATTGTAGACAAAAATGCCAATATCCTGCCTCCAGGACAACAGGGGGAAATTGCCGTCAGAAGCAAACCTATAAGGCCACttggttttttctctgaatattta GATAACCCCAAGAAAACTGCAGAAAGTGAACGTGGGGATTTTTATGTCACTGGAGACAGAGGGACTATGGATGAAGATGGATATTTCCAGTTTATTGGCAGAGACGATGACATCATCATTTCTTCAGG GTATCGCATCGGGCCATTTGAAGTAGAGAGTGCCCTGATAGAGCACCCAGCTGTGGTAGAAACAGCTGTTGTCAGCAGCCCAGACCCCCTCAGAGGAGAG GTTGTGAAAGCATTTGTGGTTCTGTCCCCAACCTTTTCATCCACTGACCTGAAGAGCTTAACTCGTGACTTGCAGGACCATGTCAAGAAAACTACTGCTCCATATAAATACCCTAGAAAG GTGGAATTTGTCAAAGAGCTGCCAAAGACAGTGACTGGGAAGATCAAGAGGAAAGAATTAAGAGACAAAGAGTGGGGACGGATATAG
- the LOC116451912 gene encoding uncharacterized protein LOC116451912 — protein MAPSRGHRAPGTEPMGPSRGHRADGTEPMGPSRGHRADGTEPRGPSRGDRADGTEPRAPSRWDRADGTEPRAPSRWDRADGTEPRGPSRRSAGRGPGAAALVWRAQPRPDSVTRRPRCFRFPRALDTLEGSEQPSVLLCNAASDTEPCAPGPERCFGHFPACPTPEGVAA, from the coding sequence ATGGCACCGAGCCGCGGGCACCGAGCCCCGGGCACCGAGCCGATGGGACCGAGCCGCGGGCACCGAGCCGATGGGACCGAGCCGATGGGACCGAGCCGCGGGCACCGAGCCGATGGGACCGAGCCGCGGGGACCGAGCCGCGGGGACCGAGCCGATGGGACCGAGCCGCGGGCACCGAGCCGATGGGACCGAGCCGATGGCACCGAGCCGCGGGCACCGAGCCGATGGGACCGAGCCGATGGGACCGAGCCGCGGGGACCGAGCCGCCGGAGCGCCGGCCgcgggcccggggcggcggcACTCGTGTGGCGCGCTCAGCCGCGGCCAGACTCGGTCACTCGCCGTCCTCGATGCTTTCGCTTCCCCCGAGCTCTGGACACGCTGGAGGGGAGCGAGCAGCCCTCGGTCCTGCTCTGCAACGCCGCGTCTGACACCGAGCCGTGCGCCCCGGGGCCGGAGAGATGCTTCGGccacttccctgcctgcccGACTCCCGAAGGTGTCGCGGCGTAG
- the ERI2 gene encoding ERI1 exoribonuclease 2 isoform X2 — protein MYVQPQENPILSGFCTGLTGITQDQVDKGVPLNICLSQFLKWIQKIQKEKKIIFSTDSQSNSTSEAKACAFVTWTDWDLGVCLHYECKRKQLRKPEILNSWIDLKATYRAFYNRKPKGLNGALQDLGIAFEGREHCGLDDSRNTARLAWRLICDGCVLKVTKSLDKAHQNCNLISRTLTGNFTDKTPLGRRSRPETSRDGTCETNSLAENKHNSIAGNKMISNVQTGEQQITCTDPSADVCVVPSSSSRTEFHAQSQSSSASSTDRFPVPLGLAQPRPSPASAGIRQGWSIGQPLGTARPSLPVQGSGLVLVSTTIPSVTLSSGDISTSSECLSLLTDWEDVALIPESQYEQNSDSVQLKDDSNTDNLTVFEEKSISKQLAVTSSDNQSLEESVAPTEPLKSVVYKSPDTTIYNIGTVQRQTSKFSAFKLPSAKGNAVSAQSALIGNYSTPLEAPKRKPASPKTCPPAKKQSFHIYQEKTSSFGDSLPLRSSNIPKVSPAVLNSTVNLNQSVRAVRSGKPTPPLCNCGRRAKKLCVSNGGPNHGRAFFCCPVGKQGGNKKSCGYLKWESALLKEKSNGLTLSADALTSLGTVSSNTENSSKKKYLCLRPSMRT, from the exons ATGTATGTCCAGCCCCAGGAGAATCCTATTCTCTCTGGATTCTGTACGGGACTAACTGGCATAACACAG GATCAAGTGGACAAAGGGGTGCCTCTCAACATTTGCTTATCACAGTTTTTGAAATGGATTCAAAAGAtacaaaaggagaagaaaattatattcaGCACAGACAGTCAAAGTAATTCTACTTCAGAAGCAAAAGCATGTGCCTTTGTTACTTGGACAg ACTGGGACCTGGGCGTGTGTTTGCACTACGAGTGTAAAAGGAAGCAGCTGCGCAAACCCGAGATCCTGAATTCCTGGATTGATCTCAAAGCAACGTACAGG GCCTTCTACAACAGAAAGCCTAAAGGGCTAAACGGAGCTTTGCAGGATTTGGGGATAGCTTTTGAAGGGCGGGAACATTGTG GGTTGGATGATTCCCGGAATACTGCTCGTCTTGCTTGGAGGCTGATTTGTGATGGATGTGTGCTGAAAGTTACTAAATCTTTGGATAAG GCACATCAGAACTGTAATTTAATTTCCAGAACACTGACTGGAAATTTCACTGACAAAACTCCACTGGGAAGAAGGAGCAGACCTGAAACATCTAGAGATGGAACTTGTGAAACAAACTCTCTGGCTGAGAACAAACACAACAGTATTGCTGGAAACAAGATGATTTCTAATGTACAGACTGGGGAACAGCAGATCACTTGCACTGATCCCTCTGCAGATGTCTGTGTTGtacccagcagcagctcaaggaCTGAATTCCACGCTCAATCCCAAAGCTCTTCAGCATCATCTACTGACAGATTTCCTGTTCCTCTTGGTCTGGCACAGCCACGTCCCAGTCCTGCATCAGCAGGCATCcggcagggatggagcattgGGCAGCCCCTGGGAACGGCCAGACCCAGCCTCCCAGTACAGGGATCAGGGCTGGTGCTTGTCTCCACCACCATCCCCTCAGTTACTCTCTCCAGTGGGGACATCAGCACCAGTTCTGAGTGCTTGTCTCTGCTGACAGACTGGGAAGACGTTGCTTTGATACCAGAATCTCAGTATGAACAAAATTCGGACTCTGTTCAGCTCAAGGATGACTCAAATACAGATAATCTAACAGTGTttgaagaaaaatctatttcaaaaCAATTGGCTGTGACAAGTTCAGATAATCAGAGTTTGGAGGAAAGTGTAGCACCCACCGAACCTCTGAAGTCTGTTGTTTACAAAAGTCCTGATACTACAATCTATAATATAGGGACAGTACAAAGGCAGACTTcaaaattttcagcttttaagtTACCATCTGCAAAGGGAAATGCTGTTTCAGCACAATCAGCATTAATTGGAAATTACTCTACTCCTTTGGAGGCTCCTAAAAGAAAGCCAGCTAGTCCAAAAACATGCCCACCAGCAAAAAAACAGTCTTTTCATATATATCAAGAGAAAACTTCCTCTTTTGGTGACTCCTTACCTTTGAGAAGTTCGAATATTCCCAAAGTATCTCCTGCTGTTCTGAACTCCACAGTCAATTTGAATCAGTCTGTAAGAGCTGTGAGAAGTGGAAAACCAACTCCCCCTCTGTGTAACTGTGGTCGAAGAGCCAAAAAACTCTGTGTGTCAAATGGTGGCCCAAATCATGGCAGAGCATTTTTTTGTTGTCCTGTTGGCAAGCAAGGAGGTAATAAGAAAAGTTGTGGATACTTGAAGTGGGAATCTGCACTTCTGAAAGAGAAGTCTAATGGTCTCACCTTGAGTGCAGATGCTTTGACCTCTCTTGGAACTGTTTCTAGTAATACAGAaaattcttccaaaaaaaagtatttgtgtcTTAGACCCTCTATGAGAACTTGA
- the THUMPD1 gene encoding THUMP domain-containing protein 1: MAAAEPAARKRRPKGHFAAAAGRAKRPRGGGRQLEAGMRGILITCNMNERKCVGEAYSLLGEYGDLLYGPEQFSDHEERLSGSDREEDEDDVEAALKKEVGQIRASTEQKLRRFQSVESGANNVVFIRTQGIEPEDLVHHILKDMHTTKKKKTRVILRMLPISGTCKAFMEDMKKYTETFFEPWFKAPNKGTFQIVYKARNNSHMSREEVIKELAGIVGSLNPENKVDLNNPQYTVVVEIIKTVCCLSVVRDYVLFRKYNLQEVVKSNKEDAQQKSTLTEEQNSEVVKAETEEKSSKEVKEENKNQSEIESEPKGNDALTV; this comes from the exons ATGGCCGCGGCCGAGCCGGCGGCGCGCAAGCGGCGGCCCAAGGGGCACTTCGCAGCGGCGGCCGGCCGGGCCAAgcggccccgcggcggcgggcggcagctGGAGGCCGGCATGCGCGGCATCCTCATCACCTGCAACATGAACGAGCGCAAGTGCGTGGGGGAGGCCTACAGCCTGCTCGGCGAGTACGGGGACCTGCTCTACGGGCCCGAGCAG TTTTCAGATCACGAGGAGCGGCTGTCTGGAAGTGAcagggaggaggatgaggacgaTGTCGAGGCAGCCCTGAAGAAGGAGGTTGGCCAGATCCGTGCCTCGACGGAGCAGAAGCTGCGGCGATTCCAGTCGGTGGAGAGTGGTGCCAACAACGTGGTCTTCATCAGAACCCAGGGCATAG AACCTGAGGACCTGGTGCACCATATACTAAAGGATATGCACACcactaaaaagaagaaaacaagagtCATTCTGCGCATGCTGCCCATTTCTGGAACTTGCAAGGCTTTTATGGAAGATATGAAAAAATACACGGAAACGTTTTTTGAGCCTTGGTTTAAAGCCCCTAACAAGGGTACTTTTCAGATTGTTTACAAAGCTCGTAATAACAGCCATATGAGTAGGGAAGAAGTAATTAAGGAATTGGCAG GAATTGTGGGCAGCCTCAATCCAGAAAACAAAGTCGATCTTAATAATCCACAATACACAGTTGTGgtggaaataataaaaaccgTCTGTTGCTTGAGTGTGGTGAGGGACTATGTTCTGTTCAGAAAATACAATCTGCAGGAGGTGGTGAAGAGCAACAAAGAAGATGCACAACAAAAGTCAACTCTGACAGAAGAACAGAATTCTGAGGTAGTTAAAGCAGAAACTGAGGAGAAGAGCTCTAAAGAAGTAAAAGAAGAGAACAAGAATCAAAGTGAAATAGAATCTGAGCCCAAGGGGAATGATGCACTGACAGTGTAG
- the ERI2 gene encoding ERI1 exoribonuclease 2 isoform X1: MGAGPRDVRNGGRSLRRRSVAMATKRLARRLGLARSSARARSGARAAAGQRFAFLIVLDFEATCWAAPERRGAEIIEFPAVLLNTSTGEIESEFHMYVQPQENPILSGFCTGLTGITQDQVDKGVPLNICLSQFLKWIQKIQKEKKIIFSTDSQSNSTSEAKACAFVTWTDWDLGVCLHYECKRKQLRKPEILNSWIDLKATYRAFYNRKPKGLNGALQDLGIAFEGREHCGLDDSRNTARLAWRLICDGCVLKVTKSLDKAHQNCNLISRTLTGNFTDKTPLGRRSRPETSRDGTCETNSLAENKHNSIAGNKMISNVQTGEQQITCTDPSADVCVVPSSSSRTEFHAQSQSSSASSTDRFPVPLGLAQPRPSPASAGIRQGWSIGQPLGTARPSLPVQGSGLVLVSTTIPSVTLSSGDISTSSECLSLLTDWEDVALIPESQYEQNSDSVQLKDDSNTDNLTVFEEKSISKQLAVTSSDNQSLEESVAPTEPLKSVVYKSPDTTIYNIGTVQRQTSKFSAFKLPSAKGNAVSAQSALIGNYSTPLEAPKRKPASPKTCPPAKKQSFHIYQEKTSSFGDSLPLRSSNIPKVSPAVLNSTVNLNQSVRAVRSGKPTPPLCNCGRRAKKLCVSNGGPNHGRAFFCCPVGKQGGNKKSCGYLKWESALLKEKSNGLTLSADALTSLGTVSSNTENSSKKKYLCLRPSMRT, encoded by the exons ATGGGGGCGGGCCCGCGGGACGTTCGGAATGGCGGCCGCTCGCTGAGGCGGCGGAGCGTGGCCATGGCCACCAAGCGCCTGGCCAG GCGGCTGGGGCTGGCGCGGAGCAGCGCGagggcgcggagcggggcgcgggcggccgcggggcaGCGCTTCGCCTTCCTCATCGTCCTGGACTTCGAGGCCACGTGCTGGGCGGCCCCCGAGCGGCGCGGGGCCGAGATCA TTGAATTTCCAGCAGTCCTGTTAAACACCTCAACAGGAGAGATTGAATCTGAATTCCACATGTATGTCCAGCCCCAGGAGAATCCTATTCTCTCTGGATTCTGTACGGGACTAACTGGCATAACACAG GATCAAGTGGACAAAGGGGTGCCTCTCAACATTTGCTTATCACAGTTTTTGAAATGGATTCAAAAGAtacaaaaggagaagaaaattatattcaGCACAGACAGTCAAAGTAATTCTACTTCAGAAGCAAAAGCATGTGCCTTTGTTACTTGGACAg ACTGGGACCTGGGCGTGTGTTTGCACTACGAGTGTAAAAGGAAGCAGCTGCGCAAACCCGAGATCCTGAATTCCTGGATTGATCTCAAAGCAACGTACAGG GCCTTCTACAACAGAAAGCCTAAAGGGCTAAACGGAGCTTTGCAGGATTTGGGGATAGCTTTTGAAGGGCGGGAACATTGTG GGTTGGATGATTCCCGGAATACTGCTCGTCTTGCTTGGAGGCTGATTTGTGATGGATGTGTGCTGAAAGTTACTAAATCTTTGGATAAG GCACATCAGAACTGTAATTTAATTTCCAGAACACTGACTGGAAATTTCACTGACAAAACTCCACTGGGAAGAAGGAGCAGACCTGAAACATCTAGAGATGGAACTTGTGAAACAAACTCTCTGGCTGAGAACAAACACAACAGTATTGCTGGAAACAAGATGATTTCTAATGTACAGACTGGGGAACAGCAGATCACTTGCACTGATCCCTCTGCAGATGTCTGTGTTGtacccagcagcagctcaaggaCTGAATTCCACGCTCAATCCCAAAGCTCTTCAGCATCATCTACTGACAGATTTCCTGTTCCTCTTGGTCTGGCACAGCCACGTCCCAGTCCTGCATCAGCAGGCATCcggcagggatggagcattgGGCAGCCCCTGGGAACGGCCAGACCCAGCCTCCCAGTACAGGGATCAGGGCTGGTGCTTGTCTCCACCACCATCCCCTCAGTTACTCTCTCCAGTGGGGACATCAGCACCAGTTCTGAGTGCTTGTCTCTGCTGACAGACTGGGAAGACGTTGCTTTGATACCAGAATCTCAGTATGAACAAAATTCGGACTCTGTTCAGCTCAAGGATGACTCAAATACAGATAATCTAACAGTGTttgaagaaaaatctatttcaaaaCAATTGGCTGTGACAAGTTCAGATAATCAGAGTTTGGAGGAAAGTGTAGCACCCACCGAACCTCTGAAGTCTGTTGTTTACAAAAGTCCTGATACTACAATCTATAATATAGGGACAGTACAAAGGCAGACTTcaaaattttcagcttttaagtTACCATCTGCAAAGGGAAATGCTGTTTCAGCACAATCAGCATTAATTGGAAATTACTCTACTCCTTTGGAGGCTCCTAAAAGAAAGCCAGCTAGTCCAAAAACATGCCCACCAGCAAAAAAACAGTCTTTTCATATATATCAAGAGAAAACTTCCTCTTTTGGTGACTCCTTACCTTTGAGAAGTTCGAATATTCCCAAAGTATCTCCTGCTGTTCTGAACTCCACAGTCAATTTGAATCAGTCTGTAAGAGCTGTGAGAAGTGGAAAACCAACTCCCCCTCTGTGTAACTGTGGTCGAAGAGCCAAAAAACTCTGTGTGTCAAATGGTGGCCCAAATCATGGCAGAGCATTTTTTTGTTGTCCTGTTGGCAAGCAAGGAGGTAATAAGAAAAGTTGTGGATACTTGAAGTGGGAATCTGCACTTCTGAAAGAGAAGTCTAATGGTCTCACCTTGAGTGCAGATGCTTTGACCTCTCTTGGAACTGTTTCTAGTAATACAGAaaattcttccaaaaaaaagtatttgtgtcTTAGACCCTCTATGAGAACTTGA